From the genome of Nocardia mangyaensis:
GTGCCGTAGGTGGCGTTGGCCGTGTCGGTGAGCGCGAGGGCCAGGATGCCGCCCTGTTCGGCACAGGTGGTTTCGAACTTCGCGTCGAATTCCTTGCCGTCGACGCTGGCGGTGGAGTTCCCCGCGGCCTGGGCCGCGCTGCCCGGGGAGGGCGGGCTGCTCGGGCTGGTGGTGCTGCCGGAGTCGCCGCAGGCGGTGACCATCAGCGCGGTGGCGGTGGCGGCGAGGGCGGCGATCAGCTTGCTGTTCATGGTGGTTCCGTTTCTCTCGAGGTGAGCCGGGCCGGTGACCCGTTGAGAGAAAGGTAGGAATCCTCGGCGCCCTACCGATCCCAACTTTGGTCGGTGGTCACAGGGCCGAGAACCGCGGCGCCAGCCGCAATGGATACAGCTAACCTGGTCGAATGCGAAGATCTCGCGCCATGGTGCTCGACGAGGTATGGCGCGGGCTCGACGGGGTCGACGCACTGAGCGGGCCGCACGGCGGGCCGCTGCGGCGCACGGTGAAGCTCATCGTGGATCCACTGGTGATCCGGCCGATGCAGCATCCGGCGTGCGCCGCGACCGTCCTCGACGCCGACGGCGTCACCCTGCTCACCGCGCTCGTACACGCGCGCGCCGACGTACTTCGTGACTGCGCGGCCTGGTTCACCGTGCTCAAACAGGTGCGGCGGGCCCTGCGGATCACCGAGGGCAACGCCCAGGACCTGTACTTCCAGCGCTGCTTCGAACTGGCGACGGTGCACGGCGCGCCCGAGGGGGACCGCGGGCGGGCGACAGCCGAGGCGACCCTGCGGGAGATCCACGAGAGCACCGGGGGGCGCACCACCGCGGCGCTGAAAAGCCATGTCACCGAACAACAGCGAGCTACCGAGCTGAACGTGCTCCTCGACCTGGCCTGGCGCCGACGACCACTCGCCGGGTATGGGCCGCGCGACCGGTCCGCCGAGCTGACCGAGCTCCTCGACGCCTGCACCTTCGCCCGCGACGGCGACCCCGCCGACGCAGGCCCCCTGCTCGACGACCTCATCCGCGACCACGTAGGCACCCACCGCGGCATCGCCCTCTGGAACCCCCAGCCCGCCCACGGCGCCGACGACCTCGGCCTCACCGCCCACCCCGTGCCGGTCTGCCCATCCCTCGGCGCCACCGCCTCCACCGCCAACCTCGCCCTCCCCCTCGACCGCACCATCTACGAACGCGTCTTCACCGTCCTCCAGGGCAGCATCGACCGAGTCGACCTGCCCGAGATCCCGGACCTCGTGACCACGGAGATCTCCCGCAGTTGCTCGCCGTGGGGGTTGCTGGATGAATCGCTGCGCGTCGCCGCTGCCACGGGTTGTGAACTGGCGCTGGGTCTCTCGCCGATGGGGAACTCAGCGGCGGGTGGCACCGCGCTTGGTGCGTCCGGCACGCGCACCGAGAGTGTCGCCGTCGAAAGGGGTCGACTCGATCCCCTTGGATCGAGTCAGCCGGCAAGCGCGGCCGACGGGATGGGTAGCGGCGTGAATGCCTCGGCAGGCAACCGGGCAGGTGGCTACGTCGTCGGCAAGGCTGACATGAAGAGCCGAGGTGACGGGTCGCGGGCGCATGAGGTTGTCAACGGGCGGTGGCGGCGGGAAGGATACGTACTGCAGGCACGGCGGTATGCGGTGCATGCGGCGGATGGTTCGAGTGGGCCACTTGCTGTGGTTGCCGAGGATTTGCGTCGTCCGTGGCGGCCGTATCTGCGGCGGCTGTGGGTGCGGCTACACGGGCGGGATGTGCGGGATCTGCCGGTGTACGAGGCCGGGGAGTTGTGGGATCTGCTCGATGGCGTGGCGCGGTCGGTGATCTTGGATCATCGGACGCGGGTGCGGCAGGCGCTCACTGCTGAGCCGGTGGCCGTTCCGGAAGCGAGGGCCAGCTGATGACGACCGTTCGCCTCCGCCGCGCGGCTCCCGACTTGCTGACGCTGGCCCCCGCAGGCGCGCCGCTGGTCACCGAGGAAGGGCCCGGGCTCGATGTTCTCGTGCTGGAAGTCGCAGGCGGACACCTGAGTTGGAGCTTGCTCGCCGACCAGCTCCTCCCCGCTGCTGTCCTCGACGACCGGGAGTCGGCGCAGGACTGGCTGTGGGCTGTCTACGGCGAACCCGTCGCTCTCGCCGTGGCCGACAATCATCCCCAGGAACTCACAGCTGCCCCCGCCCGCCCCGAACTCGCGACCGCTCTGCGCCGACTCGCTTACGCCCACTGGGTAACTCGATGGTGGCCCGCCTCGACCCTCGACGCGGTTCCCGCCCTCGATGCCCAGCTGGTGGCCGATGAGATCGCCGCCCTGACCGAGGCGTGCGAGATGGCGCTCGGCGATCCACCGGCGTCGAGCGACAGCGAGCAACAAGGGGGGACGATCGAGTCCGGAGCTCGGCAGCCCGGCGCCGGCCGCGACCGCGATGGCCGGGCCGATTCCGGTACTCAGGACGGGCCGGGCCGGCTGCGCGGCGGCGCGGCGGCGCAGCGGCCCGCGAGCGAACAGCGTGCTCGCGCTCAGGATTACGCGCTGGCAGCGGGTGGCGTGGAGGCGACACGCGGCGGGCTGGTGCTCGCGCGGGGCAGCGGGGGCTGGGATTGGCGGCGGTGCCCGCCCGGCATCGTCGACGCGAGCGAGCAGGCGGTGTCGTGGCAGGTGACTCGTGCGGGAGGCGTGTCGACAGTCCAGGTGAGCGTGGTCGCGGCGCCGGACTGTACGCGCGGGGTTCCCGAACACCTGTGGCCGCATGCCCGGGTCACCGCCCCGCGAGAGTCGGATTCCGGCGGTGGATTCGAGTACTACACGGCCCCGCTTCAGCTGCACGGGGACGCTTGGATCGGGACGGTACAGATTCCCACGGATTCCGAAACAGGCTGCGCAGTAACCATTTTCGTGCCAGGAGTAGGTCCGGAGAGCACGCAGGGCGACGAATCGCCGATGCGGGCGCGAATCCGCGCCCACGTCCGGCGACGGCTTGCCGGAAACGCAGACGACCCACTACTGACCGCCGAAGCATCGGCCGCGGGTGGGGATCAGGACTTCTGATGGCTGCTGTCGATCGGCCCGCCGGGCGCAACTTCAGTGCCCTTGCCGGTTTCGTCGCGCACCGGTGTCAGGCCGTTCGCCCTGCCGTGCAGGTGTACCCGTCGGGCGCGTCGGCGCCGGGGCACAGTCAAGTGGTGGCGTGCCTCTCGCAGGCGCGCGGTTGCGGATCAGGCCCGCGCCGACCGTGCACAATCGTCCACACACCGTGTCCCCACCGATCGGGAGCAGTTGAATGGCAGCCACCGGGAGTAGATCCGACCAGGACGACGCGCAGCTCACCGCGGGATACGCGGCGTATCAGCGCGGCGAGGTGGCGGCGGCGCTCGAGCTCTTCGAGCGCGCGGCCGAGGGGGCGTCGCCGCGATTGCGTAGTGCGGCGCTGATCAATGCGGCGAGTATGGCCGATGAGCTCGGTGAGCACCGGCGGTCGGTGTCGTTGTTCCGCGCCGCTCTGGCGGAGCTGCCCGACGACGCGGCTCATCAGCGGCCCGCGGCGCTGGTCAATCTGTCGCAGGCGTTGCAGCACCTGGGTGAGTTGGATGCGGCGCAGGAGGCACTCGAGCAGGCGCGTGAGCAACTTGCCGACGACGCCGATCAGGGTTTCCTCCGGGTCGCCTGTCTGCTGTCGCTGACAGCGGTGGCGCTGCATCGCCAGCAGTGGGCGAGGGCGGCCGAGCTGGCGACCGAATCACTCGGGGTGACCGAGCGTTTCGCGCCCGAGCTGGTGGGTCACCCGTTGGTGAATCTGGCGGCGAGCTCGTTCGAGATCGGCCGACACGAGTTGGCGCTCGACTTCGCGCGGCAGGGGTTGGCGGCGTTCGTCGCGGCGGGCGAGGAGGCGGCGGTCGCCGAGACGCGGCAGAACCTGGCCATCATGCTGGTCCGGGCGGGGCACTACGACGAGGCCGAGGAGCCGTTGCGCGCCGGCCGGCAGTTCTTCGACCGCGCGGGGTTGGGCCACCGGTCCGCGATCGGCGCCAAGACGGCCGGCTTCCTCGCCGAGGGAAGAGGCGAACTGGCCACCGCGCGGTCGTCTTATCAGCAGGCCCTGGACTACTTCGATGCGACCGGCGCCGTGCTGGATGCCGCCGACGTCCGCCTGCGACTGGCCACGGTGGCCTGTGCCGAAGGCGATCTCACGCGGGGGGAGGAACTGCTCGCCGCATCGTTCGCGGTGTATTCCGCGCACGGTCTCGGCATGCACTGCGCCCAGCTCGACTACTGGCACGCCGAACTCCTGCGCACCGCGATCGAGCAAGCGCCCCAACCCGACCCGGAGCTGCTCGCCCGCGCCGTCGATCTCGCCGTGCCCGCCGCGCTGGCCATCGACGCGGTGCGCCACACCCTGCCCAACGGCAACCAGCGTGAACACTGGCACCGCGCCGTCGCCGAACCGGCCATGCGCCTCGCGTTCCACTGCGCGGCCCTGTCCGGCGATGGCGAGCTGGTCGCCGATCTGATCGACAGCCAGTGCGCGGGAACCACTCTGGACCTCGCCGCTTTCCGCGACACCGCGGCGCCCACTCTCGAGTTCCAGCTGATCGACCCTACCGTCGTCGAACGCCCCACCACACCGGCACTGCAACTCGGCAACGCCCTCGCCGATGTCGCCGCCGCGGCCGGAGTCCCCGTCGCACCGCCGCCCCGCCTGGTCTCGAGCGGCCGAATAGTGTTGTCCACCTTTATCACCCATGCCGAAGAGCGCTACGGTCGGCGGGTTCGCGACGAGCGGGTGATCACCCTATGAGCATCCGGCCGTCCACGGCGCCCGAGTACACCGGCGCGACGCCGACCGCGCTCATCCGGATGGCCGATGCGGGAGACGTGTACGTGTCCTGGCGATGGGTGGGCGAAACCGCGGCGCGCGGGGTAGCGGTGCTGCCGCGTGATCAGGTCCGCGTGGTGCTGCGCCGGCTGGCGGACGCGGTGCCCGATCCGGCGCGGCCCGATGATCTGCGACGAGTGCTGACCGAAGGCGCCCTCGTTGATCCGGTCGCGGAAGTCGCACTCGCACAAGCACTGTCGCGAACACTGTTGCCCTATGGGCTGGCCGTACAGCTCTACGAGCTGTCGC
Proteins encoded in this window:
- a CDS encoding tetratricopeptide repeat protein — translated: MAATGSRSDQDDAQLTAGYAAYQRGEVAAALELFERAAEGASPRLRSAALINAASMADELGEHRRSVSLFRAALAELPDDAAHQRPAALVNLSQALQHLGELDAAQEALEQAREQLADDADQGFLRVACLLSLTAVALHRQQWARAAELATESLGVTERFAPELVGHPLVNLAASSFEIGRHELALDFARQGLAAFVAAGEEAAVAETRQNLAIMLVRAGHYDEAEEPLRAGRQFFDRAGLGHRSAIGAKTAGFLAEGRGELATARSSYQQALDYFDATGAVLDAADVRLRLATVACAEGDLTRGEELLAASFAVYSAHGLGMHCAQLDYWHAELLRTAIEQAPQPDPELLARAVDLAVPAALAIDAVRHTLPNGNQREHWHRAVAEPAMRLAFHCAALSGDGELVADLIDSQCAGTTLDLAAFRDTAAPTLEFQLIDPTVVERPTTPALQLGNALADVAAAAGVPVAPPPRLVSSGRIVLSTFITHAEERYGRRVRDERVITL